From a region of the Paenibacillus sp. FSL R10-2734 genome:
- a CDS encoding NAD(P)-dependent oxidoreductase: MNILITGASGFIGTALVKYLADKHTVICLSRQALEGTFMYVQGSFDSMEDLSGLDKYEIHAMIHLAAVTGGSTEEESLAVNVLGTRRLYRYLLDRGCRKFITASSIAVVGGLTEDFIPLELPIPDDHPCLAADAYGLSKSMVEELTRYFHRNHKDTDFINLRFGAVASPDWTPPVLEAGSKPTLPFITLGHVHAADVVEGITAALEAPLKPGVRTLNLVGPDASSNLPVAELLTPLVGKGYNLDYYYFPGQENKALYAMDRFEEEFGFTPSRSTSHAIRWN; encoded by the coding sequence ATGAATATTCTAATTACCGGAGCAAGCGGATTTATTGGAACTGCTCTGGTCAAGTATTTGGCGGATAAGCATACAGTGATTTGTCTGTCACGCCAAGCTCTAGAAGGGACCTTTATGTATGTTCAGGGTTCTTTTGATTCGATGGAGGATTTGAGCGGACTGGACAAGTATGAGATTCATGCGATGATTCATCTCGCCGCTGTTACTGGTGGCTCTACTGAGGAGGAAAGCCTTGCTGTTAATGTGCTGGGAACAAGGAGATTGTACCGGTATCTGCTAGACCGTGGATGCCGAAAGTTCATCACAGCGAGCTCTATTGCTGTGGTGGGTGGACTCACTGAGGATTTTATTCCGCTGGAGCTGCCTATCCCAGATGATCATCCCTGCTTGGCAGCGGATGCCTATGGGCTGAGCAAATCTATGGTCGAGGAGTTGACCCGGTATTTTCACCGCAATCATAAAGATACCGACTTCATTAATCTTCGCTTTGGGGCCGTAGCCTCCCCAGACTGGACCCCTCCTGTCTTGGAAGCTGGATCTAAGCCGACGCTCCCGTTCATCACACTTGGGCATGTTCATGCTGCGGATGTGGTAGAGGGAATTACTGCGGCACTAGAGGCGCCACTTAAGCCGGGGGTAAGAACCCTCAATCTGGTAGGACCAGATGCTAGCAGCAATCTGCCGGTAGCAGAGCTCCTTACCCCGTTGGTGGGGAAAGGCTATAATTTGGATTATTATTATTTTCCGGGTCAAGAAAATAAGGCTTTGTATGCTATGGACCGTTTCGAAGAGGAATTCGGTTTTACGCCGTCACGCTCCACAAGTCATGCGATTAGATGGAATTAG
- a CDS encoding X2-like carbohydrate binding domain-containing protein, with translation MGKRLGMSLLVFIIAAAQFGFTGTKGNVAQAAEKSMAQKPYMGWSSYSMQVYDGAGNWTSAESIKKQSDAMHEKLQAHGYEYINIDAGWNGDMDEYGRPIPSETLYPNGFQEVIDYVHNNGQKIGIYLIPGVSIDAYNRNLEVYGTGGECRIQDITAKPLTIMDYWNSYTYKIDFTNPCAQKYVDSIADMLGEWGIDFVKFDSVTPGSGIDNLSRDARGDVEAWSKALDRNNIWFELSWALDHNYVEFWKKYANGWRIDWDVEAYDGSGLTAWPSISRLFPKAALWWRDAGPGGWNDFDSLNVGNGAMDGLTKDERKTAMTFWSISSVPLYTGNDMTRLDSYGLELLTNDEVIAVNQAGRPGHPVSMDTQQQVWYANNGDGTYSVALFNLGSRSAEVKVKWSDLGLEGPASVRDLWSHSELGIFEKEFSGGILEPHASRMLKVTALSGTSAVNNDDTGMRYSGDWKRNGGKELLEGKQDLSIIIKDSSPAATSTPQEDALNSVADPAADSASASNATVTDVVYINDNDSGIKYNGTWQVSSAREHGDYNGDVHYTENDGDSFEYTFTGTGIDLLTEKHESQGDMVVTLDDGAAQTVNAYTSGPREVQQALYSISGLTNGAHTLKVVKSSGGFMLLDALKVTTETPAGGQNSTITPTSTGFDKATEQQKDVTVTLNLHGNTLSGIENNGMALSEDDYTVTNDKLIIKKEYLAQQPAGLASLNIIFNAGDPQTLVVQISDSTGIRYVMINNDDSAIKYNGNWSRSSGRGMGDYNDDVQYAEQNGDSFEYTFRGTGIQLFTEVDESQGDMDIYVDDQFKGTVSAYRNGRLSQQILYSISGLTDGQHTLKAVKKSGRFMLLDMLKVEIPNMINPIAATFDKSPTAQEDIEVTLLQQPESFIGITNGSYHLVPGTDYTISGNRVTLNKSYLTAQPVGTLNLSFTIGGDYLNDVHSTTVDGDSFEYTFKGTGIRLITPTGPDQGDVDIYVDGQWIQTVNAHSQSRLTHQEIYSVSGLASGVHTLKAVKKSGNLMLTDQLKFTVPTSDGGTTNPTEPPTPTPTATPTATDGGGSSIPVQPSSTPTLTPTPTPTPGTDGKDDAETMRHLAYINGYPGGFFKPDAPITRAEMAAILAKVAEKEATGAGGIFSDVPSSYWGADAIAKVAKMGLMNGYMDGTFKPNQPLTRAEMASLAAILSPNSTPSGRGFSDITGHWAQAAILKAQDIGIMNGYSDGTFRPNSKLTRAEAVTAINRVLGRGPLIGVTQPGWNDVPVSHWAFGDIEEASTDHVSKPSTQGGEQWTE, from the coding sequence ATGGGAAAAAGATTGGGTATGAGTCTGCTAGTATTCATTATTGCAGCAGCGCAGTTCGGTTTTACAGGGACGAAAGGTAATGTAGCGCAAGCGGCGGAGAAGAGTATGGCCCAAAAGCCATATATGGGCTGGAGCAGTTACAGTATGCAAGTGTATGATGGGGCAGGTAACTGGACATCGGCGGAGAGTATCAAGAAGCAATCGGACGCGATGCATGAGAAGCTGCAAGCCCATGGATATGAATATATTAATATTGATGCGGGCTGGAATGGCGATATGGATGAATACGGGAGACCTATTCCTAGTGAAACTCTATATCCGAACGGATTTCAGGAGGTCATCGACTATGTTCATAATAATGGACAGAAGATTGGGATCTATCTGATCCCGGGGGTATCTATCGATGCGTATAACCGAAATCTTGAGGTGTATGGGACAGGCGGCGAATGTCGTATTCAGGATATTACGGCCAAGCCGCTTACCATTATGGATTATTGGAATTCTTACACTTATAAAATTGATTTCACGAATCCATGTGCCCAGAAATATGTAGATTCCATTGCAGATATGCTTGGTGAGTGGGGGATCGATTTCGTCAAATTCGACAGCGTGACCCCTGGGTCTGGGATAGACAACTTGAGCCGTGATGCGCGCGGAGATGTTGAAGCATGGTCCAAGGCTTTGGATAGAAATAACATCTGGTTTGAGCTGTCCTGGGCGCTCGACCACAATTACGTGGAATTTTGGAAAAAGTATGCTAACGGTTGGCGAATTGATTGGGATGTAGAAGCTTACGACGGCAGTGGGTTGACAGCATGGCCAAGTATTTCTCGCTTATTCCCCAAAGCTGCACTATGGTGGCGGGACGCAGGCCCTGGCGGCTGGAACGACTTCGATTCTCTGAATGTTGGTAACGGCGCTATGGATGGTCTGACCAAGGATGAGCGGAAGACTGCGATGACATTCTGGTCTATTTCTTCCGTGCCACTCTATACAGGGAATGATATGACACGGCTGGACAGTTATGGATTAGAGCTGCTTACCAATGATGAGGTAATTGCCGTAAATCAGGCCGGACGTCCTGGTCATCCAGTATCCATGGATACCCAGCAGCAGGTCTGGTATGCCAATAATGGAGATGGTACTTACAGCGTAGCCCTGTTCAATCTGGGTAGTCGGAGTGCGGAGGTTAAAGTCAAATGGAGTGATCTCGGCCTTGAAGGTCCGGCTTCTGTGCGCGACCTATGGAGTCATTCCGAGCTGGGAATCTTTGAGAAGGAATTCAGCGGCGGTATCCTTGAACCCCATGCTTCCCGCATGCTTAAAGTAACAGCGTTAAGCGGCACTTCTGCTGTTAATAACGATGATACAGGCATGCGCTACAGTGGAGATTGGAAGCGAAATGGCGGTAAGGAGCTGTTAGAGGGGAAGCAGGATCTGAGTATTATAATTAAGGATTCCTCACCTGCTGCTACAAGCACTCCTCAAGAGGATGCTCTGAACTCTGTGGCTGACCCTGCTGCGGATTCAGCTTCGGCAAGCAATGCCACCGTTACGGATGTGGTTTACATTAATGATAATGACAGCGGCATTAAATACAACGGCACATGGCAGGTAAGCTCAGCTAGAGAACATGGAGATTATAATGGCGATGTACATTATACCGAGAATGACGGTGATTCTTTTGAGTACACCTTTACGGGCACGGGCATTGACCTGCTGACGGAAAAGCATGAATCTCAAGGAGACATGGTTGTTACATTGGACGATGGGGCTGCACAGACAGTAAATGCGTATACGAGTGGACCAAGAGAGGTGCAGCAGGCTCTTTATAGTATCTCGGGACTGACTAACGGCGCTCATACGCTTAAAGTGGTCAAAAGCTCGGGTGGTTTCATGCTGCTTGACGCGCTAAAGGTGACAACAGAAACTCCGGCAGGAGGTCAGAACAGCACTATTACTCCGACATCGACCGGTTTTGATAAAGCAACGGAACAACAGAAGGATGTCACAGTCACGCTTAATCTGCATGGTAATACGCTGAGTGGTATTGAAAATAATGGAATGGCACTCAGTGAAGATGACTATACCGTGACTAATGACAAATTGATCATCAAGAAGGAATATCTTGCGCAGCAGCCTGCTGGCCTGGCAAGTCTGAACATCATCTTTAACGCTGGTGATCCACAGACGCTAGTGGTACAAATTAGCGACTCCACAGGCATCCGTTATGTGATGATTAATAACGACGATTCGGCAATCAAATATAACGGCAATTGGTCTCGCAGTAGTGGAAGAGGAATGGGCGATTACAATGACGATGTACAGTATGCAGAGCAGAACGGTGATTCTTTTGAATATACCTTTAGAGGAACAGGGATTCAGCTGTTCACAGAGGTGGACGAATCACAAGGGGATATGGATATCTATGTAGACGATCAATTTAAGGGAACGGTAAGCGCTTATCGAAACGGGCGATTGTCACAGCAGATTCTGTACAGTATCTCGGGTCTTACAGATGGACAGCACACACTCAAGGCTGTGAAGAAATCAGGCAGATTTATGCTGCTTGATATGCTCAAGGTAGAGATTCCTAATATGATTAATCCGATAGCTGCGACCTTTGATAAGTCGCCTACTGCTCAGGAAGACATTGAGGTTACGCTGTTGCAGCAGCCAGAAAGCTTTATAGGTATTACTAACGGATCATATCATCTGGTTCCTGGGACCGATTATACGATATCTGGTAACCGCGTTACCCTGAACAAATCCTATCTCACAGCACAACCTGTGGGAACATTGAACCTTAGCTTTACTATTGGTGGCGATTATCTCAATGATGTGCATTCAACGACAGTGGATGGTGATTCCTTTGAATATACCTTCAAGGGTACTGGAATTCGCCTGATTACACCTACGGGGCCAGATCAAGGTGATGTGGATATTTATGTGGACGGACAATGGATCCAGACCGTGAATGCTCATAGTCAGAGTCGATTGACTCATCAGGAGATTTACAGTGTTTCTGGATTGGCAAGTGGCGTTCACACGCTTAAGGCTGTGAAGAAATCCGGTAATCTCATGCTGACGGATCAATTGAAATTCACAGTCCCAACCAGTGATGGTGGAACAACGAATCCTACTGAACCTCCAACACCAACGCCGACAGCAACACCGACAGCAACTGATGGAGGAGGTTCATCCATTCCAGTTCAGCCTTCATCCACACCTACCCTGACTCCGACGCCAACTCCGACACCTGGAACTGATGGGAAGGACGATGCCGAGACGATGCGACATTTGGCGTATATCAATGGATATCCGGGTGGCTTCTTTAAACCTGACGCTCCCATAACCCGAGCTGAGATGGCAGCTATCTTAGCGAAGGTTGCTGAGAAAGAGGCCACTGGAGCAGGGGGAATATTCAGCGATGTACCATCCAGCTATTGGGGAGCAGATGCCATTGCCAAAGTAGCTAAAATGGGACTAATGAATGGTTATATGGATGGTACTTTTAAGCCTAATCAACCATTGACGCGTGCAGAAATGGCCAGTTTGGCGGCCATACTGAGTCCGAATTCTACACCATCGGGCCGCGGCTTCTCTGACATCACAGGCCACTGGGCACAGGCGGCGATTCTGAAAGCCCAAGATATAGGCATAATGAATGGCTATAGTGACGGAACTTTCCGCCCTAATTCCAAGCTTACTCGTGCGGAAGCCGTTACAGCTATCAACAGAGTGTTGGGTAGAGGCCCGCTAATTGGTGTTACACAGCCAGGGTGGAACGATGTTCCAGTCTCACACTGGGCTTTCGGAGATATTGAGGAAGCTTCGACCGACCATGTCTCGAAGCCTAGTACACAAGGCGGAGAACAGTGGACGGAATAA
- a CDS encoding helix-turn-helix domain-containing protein: MRMWQAYRSRRYLLRITVVMTFLLITVLAAASLALQYNAERNAIRMQQEANRKLMGQIRINLGYLSGVFNNLAISFYMDPNIVPLLNLRSPDEMLMIRSMNSLKQAYLSSSFLHSILIYNGFDDRTYEVGKLGLNKSDSAMNGQLLLLLKNGEQLPRMRLIPMNFSGKAQSVDFFSLVMYQNFNTVNTGNESALVVNIKPEWLEENLRSFSDFARPDQSGLYILDEHGDVLLSSNQQPLPRQSEMKRVLMAKTAAGTEAIGTYSGKLGGDTEFIVTYLNMKDTNWKIVSVQPYEAVLGHIREMRDTFISVIIGILLLALGLSAIVAHKLYKPIERMIGAIGIKPEEGGSYGSARKDELSAVAGVFSLMVQELRRASTEQDKQRHIIKSYYLRTLISNSTSWSATEFEENIKLNGLQIDPSGPFRLILIKVDDYLEFVRRTNHTERQLFYFAISNIAEEIMRPSKYLCEMAEMRSDQLALLISSAGGDVDEVELEPLLQNIQEVIYSFYKLSLTLTVSEPCDSYKKITEQYTAAIQYSSYRLVIGPQAIITKKRINRILRHPEYRFPEEAEKKLGESLRANNLPAMQSALAPIISYLSHCQYDHILQGILNLVDIFKLAVKDINKNRIVPLDVDLSSLNHQVMEKETLTDVGRLFDQLCEEIHHKLDQPGNGRNKALMDAIKEIIEDNYKQPSLSLQGIASMLNMTPAYIGRMFKLSEYASVSEYLNTVRLQHAQAYLEMKNISIKQIMEHVGYVNESTFFKLFKKSFGVTPKEYRLKKKLE, translated from the coding sequence ATGAGAATGTGGCAAGCTTACAGGTCGAGGCGGTACCTGCTGCGCATAACAGTGGTTATGACTTTCCTCCTTATCACGGTTCTAGCCGCTGCGTCCCTTGCTCTGCAATATAATGCTGAAAGAAACGCCATAAGGATGCAGCAGGAGGCCAATCGCAAGTTGATGGGCCAAATCCGTATCAACCTGGGCTATTTATCAGGTGTATTCAACAATTTGGCGATTTCTTTTTATATGGACCCCAATATCGTTCCTTTGCTTAACCTGCGTTCCCCTGATGAGATGCTTATGATCCGCTCTATGAATTCACTCAAGCAGGCCTATCTGTCTTCGTCGTTTCTGCATTCTATTCTTATATACAATGGATTTGACGACCGTACTTATGAGGTTGGAAAGCTGGGTCTGAACAAGTCGGATTCAGCCATGAACGGACAGCTGCTTCTGTTGTTGAAGAACGGGGAACAGCTGCCCAGAATGCGGCTGATCCCCATGAACTTCAGCGGGAAGGCCCAGTCGGTCGATTTCTTTTCCCTCGTGATGTACCAGAATTTTAATACCGTCAATACTGGAAACGAAAGTGCACTTGTTGTAAACATCAAGCCTGAATGGCTTGAGGAGAACCTGCGCTCCTTTAGCGATTTTGCTCGGCCAGATCAGTCTGGGCTCTATATTCTGGATGAACATGGAGATGTACTACTCTCTAGCAATCAGCAACCGCTGCCCAGGCAGTCGGAAATGAAGAGGGTGCTAATGGCGAAAACGGCTGCCGGTACGGAAGCCATTGGCACCTATTCAGGCAAACTAGGAGGCGATACGGAGTTCATTGTGACTTACCTGAATATGAAGGATACGAATTGGAAAATAGTTAGTGTTCAGCCCTATGAAGCCGTCCTTGGGCACATCCGCGAGATGCGTGATACCTTCATCAGTGTCATTATAGGCATCCTTCTGCTTGCGTTAGGCTTATCGGCCATTGTGGCGCACAAGCTCTATAAGCCGATTGAACGGATGATTGGCGCGATCGGAATCAAGCCAGAAGAGGGGGGCAGTTACGGGTCAGCCAGGAAGGACGAATTGTCGGCGGTGGCGGGCGTGTTCAGCTTGATGGTCCAGGAGCTGCGCCGTGCTTCTACTGAGCAGGACAAACAAAGGCATATTATTAAGAGCTACTATCTGCGCACGCTTATCTCGAACAGCACATCCTGGTCTGCAACTGAATTTGAGGAAAATATCAAGTTAAATGGCCTGCAAATTGACCCTTCCGGTCCTTTCCGGCTTATCCTGATCAAGGTGGACGATTATCTAGAATTTGTCCGTCGTACCAATCATACGGAACGGCAGCTCTTTTATTTTGCTATCTCTAATATAGCGGAGGAGATCATGCGACCCAGCAAGTATCTTTGTGAAATGGCGGAAATGAGAAGCGATCAGCTTGCGTTGCTCATCAGTTCCGCAGGCGGAGACGTAGATGAGGTAGAGCTTGAGCCGCTGCTGCAGAACATTCAGGAGGTCATATACAGCTTTTATAAGTTGTCGTTAACCCTGACAGTGAGTGAACCTTGCGATAGCTACAAAAAGATTACCGAACAATATACAGCAGCCATTCAATACTCAAGTTATAGGCTAGTGATTGGACCTCAAGCAATTATTACGAAAAAGCGGATCAATCGAATTCTCCGCCATCCGGAGTACAGATTCCCCGAAGAGGCAGAGAAAAAACTTGGCGAGAGCCTGCGTGCCAATAATCTGCCTGCCATGCAAAGTGCACTCGCCCCCATAATTAGCTACTTATCCCACTGCCAGTACGATCACATCCTTCAAGGAATTCTGAATCTCGTGGACATTTTTAAATTAGCGGTAAAGGATATCAATAAGAACCGAATTGTCCCGCTGGATGTGGATTTGAGTTCCCTAAACCATCAGGTTATGGAGAAGGAGACGCTGACGGATGTCGGTCGGTTGTTTGATCAATTGTGCGAGGAAATTCATCATAAGTTGGATCAGCCTGGCAACGGTAGGAACAAGGCTTTGATGGATGCTATTAAGGAAATTATCGAAGACAACTACAAGCAGCCCAGTCTCAGTCTGCAAGGAATAGCATCGATGCTGAATATGACTCCCGCATATATTGGAAGAATGTTCAAGCTGAGCGAATATGCATCGGTAAGCGAGTACCTGAATACCGTCCGTCTGCAGCATGCGCAGGCTTATCTGGAAATGAAGAATATCAGCATCAAGCAAATCATGGAGCATGTCGGATACGTGAATGAGAGTACTTTTTTCAAATTGTTCAAAAAATCCTTCGGAGTTACGCCCAAGGAATATCGGCTGAAAAAGAAGCTGGAATGA